Proteins found in one Gemmobacter sp. 24YEA27 genomic segment:
- a CDS encoding ABC transporter ATP-binding protein: protein MTAWLSIDALSKSFGQSIAVRDVSLEIGRGEFVTFLGPSGSGKSTLLYMIAGLETPSTGDIRLAGDSLLPVAPNLRNIGMVFQRYTLIPHLTVAENIAFPMKMRKWDRQRQKRRLEEMLALVRLEEFADRRPTALSGGQQQRVALARALAYEPEMLLMDEPLAALDQSLKLDLQREIRRIHDSTGATILYVTHDQEEAMRLSDRIAVFHNGTVEQFATPGEIYQKPGSAFVAGFVGHSNLLPAEMFGEAHPAVALAGEDSTGTPGFQPGKGAALFRPEDFTVLRSDPGTAALTGTITDIVFLGPVVEILVCLASGARILVRQAPDLTADLRPGDQVSLRILRQPWILP, encoded by the coding sequence ATGACAGCCTGGCTTTCAATTGACGCGCTCAGCAAATCTTTTGGCCAAAGCATTGCCGTGCGCGATGTCAGCCTGGAGATCGGACGCGGCGAATTCGTCACCTTTCTGGGCCCGTCCGGCTCGGGCAAATCGACGCTGCTCTATATGATCGCAGGGCTTGAAACACCCAGCACCGGGGATATCCGGCTTGCGGGTGACTCGCTGCTGCCAGTGGCGCCGAACCTGCGCAATATCGGCATGGTCTTCCAGAGATACACGCTGATCCCGCATCTGACTGTCGCAGAAAACATCGCCTTTCCGATGAAGATGCGCAAATGGGACCGGCAGCGGCAAAAGCGGCGGCTCGAGGAGATGCTGGCGCTTGTGCGGCTTGAGGAATTCGCGGATCGCCGGCCGACTGCTCTTTCGGGCGGGCAGCAGCAAAGGGTCGCCCTGGCGCGCGCCCTGGCCTACGAGCCGGAGATGCTGCTGATGGATGAACCGCTGGCCGCGCTGGATCAGAGCCTGAAACTGGATCTGCAGCGCGAGATCAGACGGATCCATGACAGCACCGGCGCCACGATCCTTTACGTCACCCATGATCAGGAAGAGGCGATGCGGCTTTCTGATCGCATCGCGGTCTTTCACAATGGCACGGTCGAACAGTTCGCGACGCCAGGAGAGATCTACCAGAAGCCAGGCAGCGCGTTTGTCGCGGGCTTTGTCGGCCATTCGAACCTCTTGCCGGCAGAGATGTTTGGCGAGGCGCACCCTGCTGTCGCCCTGGCGGGTGAGGATTCCACCGGAACGCCAGGCTTTCAGCCTGGCAAGGGCGCGGCCCTGTTCCGGCCCGAAGATTTCACCGTTCTGCGCAGCGACCCCGGAACCGCCGCCCTGACCGGCACCATTACCGACATCGTGTTCCTGGGACCAGTCGTCGAAATCCTGGTCTGCCTCGCATCCGGTGCCCGAATTCTGGTGCGGCAGGCCCCCGACCTGACCGCGGATCTGCGTCCGGGAGACCAGGTCTCTCTCCGCATCCTGCGGCAGCCCTGGATTCTGCCCTGA
- a CDS encoding ABC transporter permease has protein sequence MLLDFRHLGALRWVLVAIGLLVAAFLLLPVVFIVLLSFGSSRWLIFPPPGWTLKWYEAFFADPGWFAALGASLRVGLAAAVIAVVFGLGAALAMSRGRLRGAWWLHMLLLMPMVLPVVVLAVGIYSLALRAGLNDTFIGFVLSHAIVALPFTVIILVNGLNSFDPSLEDAAVLCGASRWRARLHVTFPSIRLSIITAVIFAFLISWDEIVISIFMAGPNLQTLPVKLWTTLRQDLTPVIAVASTMVLAFSLILLLIAAILTRRGR, from the coding sequence ATGTTATTGGATTTCCGCCATCTCGGCGCCCTCCGCTGGGTCCTGGTTGCGATCGGGCTTCTGGTGGCCGCCTTCCTGCTGCTGCCGGTCGTTTTCATCGTGCTTTTGTCCTTCGGATCGTCCCGCTGGCTGATCTTCCCGCCGCCGGGATGGACGCTGAAATGGTATGAGGCGTTTTTCGCCGATCCCGGCTGGTTTGCGGCCCTCGGTGCCAGCCTGCGGGTCGGGCTTGCTGCGGCGGTGATCGCGGTGGTCTTCGGTCTGGGTGCAGCCCTTGCGATGAGCCGCGGCAGGCTGCGCGGGGCCTGGTGGCTGCATATGTTGCTTTTGATGCCGATGGTGCTGCCGGTGGTCGTTCTGGCCGTGGGGATCTATTCTCTCGCGCTGCGGGCCGGGCTGAATGACACATTCATTGGCTTCGTGCTGTCCCATGCCATCGTGGCCCTGCCCTTCACCGTGATCATCCTTGTGAACGGGCTGAACAGCTTTGATCCCTCGCTTGAGGACGCAGCCGTCCTTTGCGGCGCCAGCCGCTGGCGGGCGCGGCTGCATGTGACCTTTCCGTCCATTCGTCTCAGCATCATCACAGCGGTGATCTTCGCCTTCCTGATTTCCTGGGACGAGATCGTCATCTCGATCTTCATGGCGGGCCCGAACCTGCAAACCCTGCCGGTCAAGCTCTGGACCACGCTGCGCCAGGACCTGACGCCGGTGATTGCGGTGGCCTCGACGATGGTGCTGGCCTTTTCCCTGATCCTGCTGCTGATCGCGGCAATCCTGACCCGGAGGGGCAGATGA
- a CDS encoding NAD(P)H oxidoreductase has translation MNVLVVFDHPRRNSFCGAVLDRFVAGLQEAGHQAEIADLRAEGFDPRLGVEDEPDRDAPGKIYSPAVLAEQARVTRNDALAFVFPVWWWSLPATSKGWIDRVWNRDWAYGARKLTHNKALMIGLASADAGQYAKRSYDSAMQTQLVQGVLNYCGIADASLELLHGSTGSESSRSGLLERATMLGRTF, from the coding sequence TTGAACGTCCTGGTCGTTTTTGATCATCCGCGCCGGAATTCGTTCTGCGGCGCGGTTCTCGACCGTTTTGTCGCCGGACTGCAAGAGGCTGGGCATCAGGCCGAAATCGCCGATCTGCGTGCGGAAGGCTTTGATCCGCGCCTGGGCGTAGAAGACGAGCCTGATCGTGATGCGCCCGGTAAAATCTACAGCCCCGCCGTTCTGGCCGAACAGGCGCGCGTCACGAGAAACGACGCGCTCGCCTTTGTGTTTCCGGTCTGGTGGTGGTCGCTGCCAGCCACGAGCAAGGGCTGGATCGACCGGGTCTGGAACCGTGACTGGGCCTATGGCGCGCGCAAACTGACACATAACAAGGCCCTGATGATCGGCCTCGCCTCAGCCGATGCCGGGCAATATGCGAAGCGCAGCTATGACAGCGCCATGCAGACACAGCTGGTGCAGGGCGTCCTCAATTATTGCGGTATAGCGGACGCGTCTCTGGAGCTTCTGCATGGCAGTACAGGGTCAGAAAGCAGTCGCTCCGGCCTGCTGGAACGGGCCACGATGCTTGGCCGGACGTTCTGA
- a CDS encoding ABC transporter substrate-binding protein — translation MVEAGNVTWDVVDVEHDFGVFAGNAGLLEKLDFSIIDRDSHDPRFVTDYTIGSYVSTHVLGFVKDSFDTEPAGWADLFDLEKFPGKRAYYKWVGPGLLEVPLLADGVKPEDLYPLDLDRAFRKLDEIKSQIVWYSSGAESQQLVASGETKIGMLWSGRLWSLIQDGLDIGISWDQNLVAADVLVVPKGTPNKEAAMRFLAYAGSAEGQARMANLSAYGPTNPGAIPELAAEILPYQPSEHAAQNVPLDIAWWAANRDAISARWYEWQAG, via the coding sequence ATGGTCGAGGCCGGCAATGTCACCTGGGACGTGGTTGATGTCGAACATGACTTCGGCGTCTTTGCCGGCAATGCGGGGCTGCTGGAGAAACTGGATTTCTCGATCATCGACCGCGACTCGCATGACCCGCGCTTTGTGACCGATTACACCATCGGCAGCTATGTCTCGACCCATGTGCTCGGCTTTGTCAAAGACAGCTTCGATACCGAGCCCGCAGGCTGGGCGGATCTTTTCGATCTCGAAAAATTCCCGGGCAAACGCGCCTATTACAAATGGGTCGGGCCGGGCCTCTTGGAGGTGCCACTGCTGGCAGATGGCGTAAAGCCCGAGGATCTCTATCCCCTCGATCTGGACCGCGCGTTCAGGAAACTCGACGAGATCAAATCCCAGATCGTCTGGTACAGCAGCGGCGCGGAATCGCAGCAGCTGGTCGCTTCGGGCGAGACCAAGATCGGGATGCTCTGGAGCGGGCGTCTCTGGTCGTTGATCCAGGATGGGCTGGATATCGGCATCTCCTGGGATCAGAACCTGGTCGCGGCCGATGTGCTGGTCGTGCCCAAAGGCACGCCGAACAAAGAGGCGGCGATGCGCTTTCTTGCCTATGCGGGCAGCGCAGAAGGCCAGGCCCGCATGGCCAATCTCTCGGCCTATGGGCCGACCAATCCCGGCGCGATCCCTGAGCTGGCGGCAGAGATCCTGCCCTATCAGCCCAGTGAACATGCAGCGCAGAATGTGCCGCTGGACATCGCCTGGTGGGCCGCAAATCGCGACGCAATCAGCGCGCGCTGGTATGAGTGGCAGGCAGGCTGA
- a CDS encoding ABC transporter permease → MQTGPDETRSVPLSGPASRGRGAGLRARLGGATATLAVPALLLVLFFFILPVALLLARSILEPEAGLGNYAELLQSGAYRTVLLNTFTIASVVTVVTVLIGFPVAWLIAVSNRFWGMALLGLIFISMWTSLLTRSFAWLILLQSNGVINRMLKGLGLISEPLSLVNNMTGVVIGMTYILLPFVIFPLLSTMRAIEPGLLRAAALCGANRWQCFLHVFLPACAPGIAAGALMVFVMSLGYFITPVMLGGSSTMMLAELIVHLVQSLLRWGLGAAAAFILFAITLAAYALQLRLFDPLRSAKGGR, encoded by the coding sequence ATGCAGACAGGCCCTGACGAGACCCGCTCCGTGCCACTGTCCGGCCCTGCCTCCCGGGGCCGGGGCGCGGGGCTGCGCGCAAGGCTTGGGGGAGCGACCGCGACCCTTGCGGTTCCGGCGCTGCTTCTGGTTCTGTTTTTCTTCATCCTGCCGGTCGCGCTGCTGCTGGCCAGAAGCATTCTCGAGCCCGAAGCCGGGCTCGGGAATTATGCCGAATTGCTGCAATCGGGGGCCTATCGCACGGTTTTGCTCAACACATTCACCATCGCATCGGTGGTGACCGTGGTGACGGTGCTGATAGGCTTTCCCGTCGCCTGGCTGATTGCGGTTTCAAACCGGTTCTGGGGCATGGCGCTTCTGGGGCTGATCTTCATCTCGATGTGGACCAGCCTGCTGACGCGCAGCTTTGCCTGGCTGATCCTGTTGCAGTCCAATGGCGTGATCAACCGGATGCTGAAAGGGCTTGGCCTCATCTCGGAGCCGCTGAGCCTTGTCAACAATATGACCGGGGTCGTGATCGGCATGACCTATATCCTGCTGCCTTTCGTGATCTTTCCCCTGCTCAGCACGATGCGCGCGATCGAGCCGGGCCTGTTGCGGGCCGCCGCGCTTTGCGGCGCAAACCGATGGCAGTGCTTCTTGCATGTCTTCCTGCCGGCCTGCGCGCCGGGGATCGCGGCGGGCGCCCTGATGGTCTTTGTCATGTCGCTGGGCTATTTCATCACGCCCGTGATGCTGGGCGGCAGTTCAACCATGATGCTGGCCGAGCTGATCGTGCATCTGGTGCAATCCCTGCTTCGCTGGGGCCTCGGCGCGGCGGCAGCCTTTATCCTCTTTGCCATCACGCTTGCGGCCTATGCCCTGCAACTGCGCCTGTTCGACCCGCTGCGCTCCGCAAAGGGAGGCCGCTGA